In Georgenia soli, a genomic segment contains:
- a CDS encoding sacsin N-terminal ATP-binding-like domain-containing protein: protein MSPPGGADPFGTAALREAALGTWRRDPSRLRQDANLEEDHARGYYRDRVVVELAQNAADAAAAADERGRLLLRLTSTPAGAELLAANTGAPLTADGVAALASMRASAKRAGGQVGRFGVGFAAVRSVSDEITVATATVAHHGRDAAEHDGGPNAGAAGVTFSLARAAALLGEAAADHPGLAAEVARRHGDLPALRLPFPAVAAEVPAGYTTAVTLRLRGNPEADAVRASLDELDDVILLALPALAEIVVETDDEPPRRLADVRDRWYSAHAEGGLDPALLAHRPVEERERTGWSVTWAVPRLQAGDKLAAGGVGHSGGPALADATGAPARTPQAEWFGTVHAPTPTDEPCTLPAVLIASFPLDPSRRHVPPGPLTDRLVQLAGAHYGSLADLLAGGPNGAPGRPHVLSLVPTGLPAGTLDAALHEAALEALRNTSLLREVGTDELRKARAAQAILGPPGQDEHLLASLAPMVGGLVHVPPEHTAAARVLGVALRDLADVVDDLPAGGHDPGRWRDLYAALAPYAPAQREALAGLPVPLHDGRTARGARGLLLPTPELAALGVDLPGLRIVHPDAAHPVLATLGATEADAVTLLDQPEVRAAVEADGDAPRDGTVPPAVATVLGLARSAVVSRGEDLELPGWLAELLLPDADGVPRPAADLAVPGSWAADVLDALTPVRADVVARWGAATLRAVGVRTDLVTVTVRDVVAEPAGEDDVRLDGWGDYLAHLADVLGAGAYVGDVVAVADLDAVADDAWPRLLARVAEDPDARAALLTEVRASVGGAGTAPSYTAWWLLEELGAPFAHPRGAGATPFLPPAPAGTEALDDVVLAAVGAVSDVTELDAGAWDGYLDHWPDGGTLAMTDAVALWRALAGAAADGVRLTPPEVVPALVEGSAHMVPADDAVVAAPVWAQVRPVVPAPADLVEQLADLLDLDAETDVVPETQGAHAVATPGGALAVLPGAPGTWFECDSLAVDGVDVEWWATRDAAWATTTAGLARALAHAAGRWSLRYAVEAVLLDPAAVDEVLAEGAGE from the coding sequence ATGAGCCCGCCGGGCGGCGCCGACCCGTTCGGCACCGCCGCCCTGCGCGAGGCGGCCCTCGGCACCTGGCGCCGCGACCCCTCGCGCCTGCGCCAGGACGCCAACCTCGAGGAGGACCACGCCCGCGGCTACTACCGCGACCGCGTGGTCGTCGAGCTCGCGCAGAACGCCGCCGACGCCGCGGCCGCCGCCGACGAGCGCGGTCGGCTGCTGCTGCGCCTGACCTCCACCCCGGCCGGTGCGGAGCTGCTCGCCGCAAACACCGGTGCCCCGCTCACGGCCGACGGTGTCGCCGCCCTGGCGTCGATGCGCGCCTCCGCCAAGCGCGCGGGCGGGCAGGTGGGCCGCTTCGGGGTCGGCTTCGCCGCGGTGCGCTCGGTCAGTGACGAGATCACCGTGGCGACGGCGACCGTCGCTCACCACGGCCGGGACGCTGCGGAGCACGACGGCGGACCGAACGCGGGAGCCGCCGGCGTCACCTTCTCCCTGGCCCGCGCCGCGGCACTGCTCGGCGAGGCGGCCGCCGACCACCCCGGTCTCGCCGCCGAGGTGGCGCGCCGGCACGGGGACCTGCCGGCCCTGCGCCTGCCGTTCCCGGCCGTCGCGGCCGAGGTGCCGGCCGGCTACACGACGGCGGTCACCCTCCGGCTGCGCGGGAACCCCGAGGCCGACGCGGTCCGCGCGTCCCTCGACGAGCTCGACGACGTGATCCTGCTGGCCCTACCCGCCCTGGCGGAGATCGTCGTCGAGACGGACGACGAGCCGCCGCGGCGCCTCGCCGACGTCCGCGACCGCTGGTACTCGGCGCACGCCGAGGGTGGGCTGGACCCTGCGCTGCTCGCGCACCGTCCCGTCGAGGAGCGCGAGCGCACCGGCTGGTCCGTCACCTGGGCGGTACCGCGGCTGCAGGCGGGCGACAAGCTTGCCGCCGGCGGCGTAGGGCACAGCGGCGGCCCGGCCCTCGCCGACGCGACCGGTGCCCCGGCTCGCACCCCGCAGGCCGAGTGGTTCGGCACCGTCCACGCCCCCACGCCCACCGACGAGCCGTGCACGCTCCCGGCGGTGCTCATCGCCAGCTTCCCGCTCGACCCCTCGCGCCGGCACGTCCCGCCGGGGCCGCTGACCGACAGGCTCGTCCAGCTCGCCGGGGCCCACTACGGCAGCCTCGCGGACCTCCTCGCCGGCGGGCCGAACGGTGCGCCCGGGCGCCCGCACGTGCTCTCCCTCGTCCCGACCGGGCTGCCGGCCGGCACCCTGGACGCAGCCCTGCACGAGGCCGCGCTCGAGGCGCTGCGGAACACCTCCCTGCTGCGCGAGGTCGGCACCGACGAGCTGCGCAAGGCCCGCGCCGCCCAGGCGATCCTCGGCCCGCCCGGCCAGGACGAGCACCTCCTGGCCTCCCTCGCCCCGATGGTCGGCGGCCTCGTGCACGTCCCGCCCGAGCACACCGCCGCGGCCCGCGTCCTGGGCGTGGCGCTGCGCGACCTCGCGGACGTCGTCGACGACCTCCCCGCCGGCGGCCACGACCCCGGGCGCTGGCGCGACCTCTACGCCGCCCTCGCGCCGTACGCGCCGGCCCAGCGGGAGGCTCTCGCCGGGCTGCCGGTCCCGCTGCACGACGGCCGTACCGCCCGCGGTGCCCGCGGGCTGCTCCTGCCGACGCCGGAGCTCGCCGCCCTCGGCGTCGACCTGCCCGGACTGCGGATCGTCCACCCCGACGCCGCCCACCCGGTGCTCGCCACCCTCGGCGCCACGGAGGCGGACGCCGTCACCCTCCTCGACCAGCCCGAGGTGCGAGCGGCCGTCGAGGCGGACGGCGACGCACCCAGGGACGGCACCGTCCCTCCCGCCGTCGCGACCGTCCTCGGTCTCGCCCGCTCCGCCGTCGTGAGCCGCGGCGAGGATCTCGAGCTGCCCGGCTGGCTCGCGGAGCTGCTGCTGCCCGACGCCGACGGCGTCCCCCGCCCCGCCGCCGACCTCGCCGTCCCCGGGTCCTGGGCCGCCGACGTGCTGGACGCGCTCACCCCGGTCCGGGCCGACGTCGTCGCGCGCTGGGGGGCCGCCACCCTCCGCGCCGTCGGCGTGCGCACGGACCTGGTCACCGTCACGGTGCGCGACGTCGTCGCCGAGCCCGCGGGGGAGGACGACGTGCGCCTGGACGGCTGGGGCGACTACCTCGCCCACCTCGCCGACGTCCTCGGTGCCGGCGCGTACGTGGGCGACGTCGTCGCGGTCGCGGACCTGGACGCCGTGGCCGACGACGCATGGCCGCGCCTGCTGGCGCGGGTCGCGGAGGACCCGGACGCCCGGGCCGCCCTCCTGACCGAGGTCCGGGCGTCGGTGGGCGGCGCGGGCACGGCGCCGTCGTACACGGCGTGGTGGCTGCTCGAGGAGCTCGGGGCGCCCTTCGCCCACCCGCGCGGCGCCGGCGCGACGCCCTTCCTCCCGCCCGCCCCGGCGGGCACCGAGGCGCTCGACGACGTCGTCCTGGCCGCCGTCGGCGCGGTGAGCGACGTGACGGAGCTCGACGCCGGAGCCTGGGACGGCTATCTCGACCACTGGCCGGACGGGGGCACCCTCGCCATGACGGACGCCGTCGCTCTCTGGCGCGCTCTCGCCGGGGCCGCGGCCGACGGCGTGCGGCTCACCCCGCCCGAGGTCGTCCCCGCGCTCGTCGAGGGCTCCGCCCACATGGTCCCGGCCGACGACGCGGTGGTCGCGGCACCCGTGTGGGCGCAGGTGCGGCCCGTCGTGCCGGCGCCGGCTGACCTGGTGGAGCAGCTCGCCGACCTGCTCGACCTCGACGCCGAGACCGACGTGGTGCCCGAGACGCAGGGCGCCCACGCCGTCGCGACGCCGGGCGGGGCCCTGGCGGTGCTGCCCGGCGCGCCCGGCACGTGGTTCGAGTGCGACTCGCTGGCCGTGGACGGCGTCGACGTCGAGTGGTGGGCCACCCGGGACGCCGCCTGGGCGACGACGACCGCGGGCCTGGCGCGGGCGCTCGCGCACGCCGCGGGACGGTGGTCCCTGCGGTACGCGGTCGAGGCCGTCCTGCTCGACCCGGCCGCCGTCGACGAGGTGCTCGCGGAGGGTGCGGGGGAGTAG
- a CDS encoding DUF3027 domain-containing protein encodes MPAATKPPRVTTRPVKETVLANAVDLARAAAEEVALPGQVGEHRGVVVEADRLLTHVFESLVPGYRGWHWAVTVARPPRGRTATVCEVELLPGEGALLAPEWVPWSERLRPGDVGPGDVLPYIEDDERLEQGYEATGEDADELAIYELGLGRPRVLSAEGRAQALTRWYEGDRGPFAPSAKAAAAPCSTCGFFMKLAGSPRTVFGVCANEWSPDDGRVVSVDHGCGAHSETRGPEPASLWQPSEPVVNERDLEVLTTRPAATADEPVDGEQPVDGARSADDAKQSDDGKPSAGGEQPSQGDRSADGEQSTDEQEPVDVPSVIAGEQEAERAADAVADSDAVTTDAVAESDANEPDAADSDDAAASGPTEDGSSDQA; translated from the coding sequence GTGCCAGCAGCCACGAAGCCCCCGCGCGTGACCACCCGACCCGTCAAGGAGACGGTGCTCGCGAACGCGGTCGACCTCGCACGCGCGGCCGCCGAGGAGGTGGCCCTGCCCGGTCAGGTGGGCGAGCACCGCGGCGTCGTCGTGGAGGCCGACCGGCTGCTCACCCACGTCTTCGAGTCTCTCGTCCCGGGCTACCGGGGGTGGCACTGGGCGGTCACGGTCGCCAGGCCGCCGCGGGGCCGGACGGCCACCGTCTGCGAGGTCGAGCTGCTGCCCGGCGAGGGAGCGCTCCTGGCCCCCGAGTGGGTGCCGTGGTCCGAGCGGCTCCGCCCGGGCGACGTCGGACCCGGCGACGTCCTGCCCTACATCGAGGACGACGAGCGCCTCGAGCAGGGCTACGAGGCCACCGGTGAGGACGCCGACGAGCTCGCCATCTACGAGCTCGGGCTCGGCCGCCCCCGCGTGCTCTCCGCCGAGGGCCGCGCCCAGGCCCTGACGCGCTGGTACGAGGGCGACCGTGGACCTTTTGCGCCGTCCGCCAAGGCCGCCGCGGCCCCCTGCTCCACCTGCGGGTTCTTCATGAAGCTCGCCGGCTCTCCGCGCACCGTCTTCGGTGTGTGCGCGAACGAGTGGTCGCCCGACGACGGTCGCGTGGTGTCCGTGGACCACGGCTGCGGCGCCCACTCCGAGACGCGCGGGCCCGAGCCGGCCTCCCTGTGGCAGCCCTCCGAGCCGGTCGTCAACGAGCGCGACCTCGAGGTGCTCACCACGAGGCCCGCGGCCACCGCGGACGAGCCGGTTGACGGCGAGCAGCCGGTTGACGGCGCACGGTCGGCCGACGACGCCAAGCAGTCCGACGACGGCAAGCCGTCCGCCGGCGGCGAGCAGCCGAGCCAGGGCGATCGGTCGGCCGACGGCGAGCAGTCGACCGACGAGCAAGAGCCGGTCGACGTCCCGTCCGTGATCGCCGGCGAGCAGGAGGCCGAGCGCGCCGCCGACGCCGTTGCCGACTCGGACGCCGTCACGACGGACGCCGTCGCCGAGTCCGACGCGAACGAGCCGGACGCTGCCGACTCGGACGACGCCGCCGCGTCCGGACCGACCGAGGACGGGTCCTCGGACCAGGCATGA
- a CDS encoding cold-shock protein, whose protein sequence is MPTGKVKWYDAEKGFGFIAEDGGGEVFLHASALPQGVAPKPGTKVDFGVADGRRGPSALSVTILSEPPSVAKAHRRPAEEMVPIVEDLIKALDRASNSLHRGRYPENGKKLAQVLRVVADQFDL, encoded by the coding sequence GTGCCTACCGGCAAGGTCAAGTGGTACGACGCCGAGAAGGGCTTCGGCTTCATCGCGGAGGACGGTGGGGGCGAGGTCTTCCTGCATGCCTCCGCCCTGCCGCAGGGTGTGGCTCCCAAGCCCGGCACCAAGGTGGACTTCGGCGTGGCCGACGGCCGCCGCGGCCCGTCCGCGCTGTCCGTCACGATCCTCTCGGAGCCGCCGTCGGTGGCCAAGGCTCACCGCCGGCCGGCCGAGGAGATGGTGCCGATCGTGGAGGACCTGATCAAGGCGCTCGACAGGGCGTCGAACAGCCTGCACCGCGGTCGCTACCCCGAGAACGGGAAGAAGCTGGCGCAGGTGCTCCGGGTGGTCGCCGACCAGTTCGACCTCTGA
- a CDS encoding SseB family protein, with protein sequence MTQIPPMLRQQEAASAVGRWATSQVAPGWDALEVHLTARGQRWDVGVVDRRGGAEHGRWVIPVEPGTPLHADATVLRESAYRHPAGTWFSAVVTLTATGWPDARVSLATTLNDDDEPVYLLPDQPRVTAEDLLEDWVRFPRTREATPGWVIDRVDAAGLRLPFVPSESSGVTAPGLVPASAADVPTARTVTGSVPTHGSTSAPAATLTGPPDHASSPGPTLVPPAPHSGGVATPLSPDVATPLSPDVATPLSPDVATPLSPDVATPHSPDEASPGKAPAVPGLRKRPAELRLLIDRDGIPLSGGRRPQQRRGTVDGRATWRDILTSAGAPLTFVDGTGTWVALSRAATGEDVVVGVVTQTALRPDGSAETEVHVVTDALPWQLADADAALTVHFVSAPGPVEEVLAAAREGQVFAPAARRGSSPDNLPLRAALVEHALRGDSRSLRGVLAQALGGSLVLDASGSRLDASPPQVVVSHVTSPDGATGLAVFTRNAEVQQFRGDQPEGIFTLVQSAAATLEGAVGDPAVSFVVVDPAGASAVLPADLVRAVLAEGHNQAVKDLLAAGVRERAADSPEGAGTTAAPGWDQEPPSMQALLDALRTDEGFLFIAEREVDGRLEPVWLEGPDGRTLLAFTSAVEAALHGDEPVATPGFRRLPVGWILEFLLQSRGDALRINAAGPSVDLGVAQVRHLLANPVTD encoded by the coding sequence ATGACGCAGATTCCCCCGATGCTCCGTCAGCAGGAGGCCGCATCCGCCGTCGGCAGGTGGGCCACGAGCCAGGTGGCACCGGGGTGGGACGCCCTCGAGGTGCACCTGACCGCGCGCGGGCAGCGGTGGGACGTCGGGGTCGTGGACCGTCGGGGTGGTGCTGAGCACGGCCGCTGGGTGATCCCGGTCGAACCGGGCACCCCGCTCCACGCCGATGCCACGGTCCTGCGCGAGTCGGCGTACCGCCACCCGGCGGGCACGTGGTTCTCCGCCGTCGTCACGCTCACGGCCACCGGGTGGCCGGACGCCCGCGTGAGCCTCGCCACGACCCTCAACGACGACGACGAGCCGGTCTACCTCCTCCCGGACCAGCCCAGGGTCACCGCCGAGGACCTGCTAGAGGACTGGGTCCGCTTCCCCCGCACGCGTGAGGCCACCCCCGGCTGGGTGATCGACCGGGTCGACGCGGCCGGGCTCCGCCTGCCGTTCGTGCCGTCGGAGTCCTCGGGCGTCACCGCACCCGGGCTCGTCCCGGCGTCGGCAGCGGACGTCCCGACGGCGAGGACGGTGACCGGCTCGGTGCCGACGCACGGCTCCACGTCCGCTCCTGCCGCCACGCTCACGGGCCCGCCGGACCACGCCTCCTCGCCCGGGCCCACGCTCGTGCCGCCGGCACCCCACTCCGGCGGCGTCGCCACACCGCTCTCACCCGACGTCGCCACACCGCTCTCGCCCGACGTCGCCACACCGCTCTCGCCCGACGTCGCCACACCGCTCTCGCCCGACGTCGCCACACCGCACTCCCCCGACGAGGCGTCCCCCGGCAAGGCACCTGCGGTTCCCGGCCTCCGGAAGCGGCCTGCCGAGCTGCGGCTGCTCATCGACCGCGACGGCATCCCGCTGTCCGGCGGGCGCCGCCCCCAGCAGCGCCGCGGCACGGTCGACGGCCGAGCCACCTGGCGGGACATCCTCACCAGCGCGGGCGCACCGTTGACGTTCGTGGACGGCACCGGCACGTGGGTCGCGCTCAGCCGCGCCGCCACCGGCGAGGACGTGGTGGTGGGCGTCGTGACGCAGACGGCGCTGCGCCCGGACGGCTCCGCCGAGACCGAGGTGCACGTCGTCACCGACGCCCTGCCGTGGCAGCTCGCGGACGCCGACGCCGCTCTCACGGTCCACTTCGTCAGCGCGCCCGGGCCAGTGGAGGAGGTGCTCGCGGCCGCACGCGAGGGACAGGTCTTCGCGCCCGCAGCACGCCGCGGGTCGTCGCCGGACAACCTGCCGCTGCGCGCCGCCCTCGTCGAGCACGCGCTCCGTGGTGACTCCCGGTCCCTGCGCGGCGTCCTCGCCCAGGCGCTCGGTGGCTCACTGGTTCTCGACGCCTCGGGGTCGCGGCTCGACGCGTCGCCGCCGCAGGTCGTCGTCAGCCACGTGACCTCGCCCGACGGGGCGACCGGGCTGGCGGTGTTCACGCGGAACGCCGAGGTGCAGCAGTTCCGTGGGGACCAGCCGGAGGGCATCTTCACGCTCGTCCAGTCGGCCGCCGCGACGCTGGAGGGTGCCGTCGGTGACCCTGCCGTGTCCTTCGTCGTCGTCGATCCCGCCGGCGCCTCGGCGGTGCTCCCCGCGGACCTCGTGCGCGCGGTGCTCGCCGAGGGGCACAACCAGGCGGTCAAGGACCTGCTGGCCGCAGGCGTGCGGGAGCGGGCGGCGGACTCGCCGGAGGGCGCCGGGACGACGGCGGCACCGGGCTGGGACCAGGAGCCGCCGTCGATGCAGGCGCTCCTCGACGCCCTGCGCACCGACGAGGGATTCCTCTTCATCGCCGAGCGCGAGGTCGACGGTCGTCTCGAGCCGGTGTGGCTCGAGGGGCCGGACGGCCGCACGCTGCTCGCGTTCACCTCCGCCGTCGAGGCCGCGCTGCACGGCGACGAGCCGGTGGCGACGCCGGGCTTCCGCCGGCTGCCGGTCGGCTGGATCCTCGAGTTCCTGCTGCAGAGCCGCGGCGACGCGCTGCGCATCAACGCGGCCGGCCCGTCGGTCGACCTCGGCGTCGCCCAGGTGCGGCACCTGCTGGCGAACCCAGTGACCGACTGA
- a CDS encoding helicase-associated domain-containing protein: MRAHGTVTTADLAVALERRDDAALAALLAARPDLASPAPSSLTSLAARAASRPSVERALATLDTVELAVAEAAVALTPIRKVTAAALTKAVGVDAAPALTRLEDLALVAGGRPVAALSEALGPHPAGLGPTLAELDAEPAGHTAETHAPPPTADAGTDAGIGTGNGTDAGIGTGHGTGTGTGTGADHPAPPTTATALRAALKDAPASAVGTLDALTWGPPVGTVRADAVPEGAAWLLDHGLLRRLSPTQLVLPREVALAARGGRTRREAPQPPATEGYRRVPAAVVDAEGARSAEEVVRLVGVLLETWQHEGAGVLRSGGVGVRELRRTAAALEVEEAHAALVAELAAMAGLLAQDGDEQVVWVPSRAADDWFADPLPLRWARLARAWVTTARTPWLIGTRDNGTLRSALEPTLERGWAVDLRRRTLAVLAAVPPGTAPDADQVRAALSWERPRATAPAPTVAAVLAEAETLGVTGAGALTAAGRALVEGADDDALTATLEAALPEAVGDLLVQGDLTAVVPGRPLPELRELLESCSDVESRGSALTVRFTAGSVRRALDAGTGAAELLEALARYSRTPLPQALDYLVRDAARRHGQVRVGAAASYLRVEDAALAAQLLGSPALDDLSLRALAPTVLISPAPPGEVLEALREAGLAPVLEGPDGTVVLGGDGPVGTARALGRRRRQRGLPTFPGAATSAYTRRLDDADLRPLIARMRAGEEQVRRDAARRADGAPAATDPVHALALLREAAADGDQVDIVVVGARGTPERRRVRPLSVDGGRVRVADVERETELTLAIHRISAVAAVPAD; this comes from the coding sequence ATGAGGGCACACGGCACGGTCACGACGGCGGATCTCGCCGTGGCCCTGGAACGACGGGACGACGCCGCACTCGCCGCGCTCCTCGCCGCACGCCCGGATCTGGCCTCTCCGGCGCCGTCCTCCCTCACGTCCCTCGCCGCGCGGGCCGCCTCGCGCCCCAGCGTGGAGCGCGCGCTGGCCACCCTCGACACCGTCGAGCTCGCCGTCGCGGAGGCGGCCGTCGCCCTCACCCCCATCAGGAAGGTGACAGCGGCCGCGCTGACGAAGGCGGTGGGCGTCGACGCCGCCCCCGCGCTCACCCGGCTCGAGGACCTCGCGCTCGTGGCGGGCGGCCGCCCGGTCGCTGCGCTGAGCGAGGCGCTGGGCCCGCACCCCGCCGGGCTCGGCCCCACGCTCGCTGAGCTGGACGCCGAACCAGCCGGCCACACCGCCGAGACCCACGCCCCTCCCCCGACGGCCGACGCCGGCACCGACGCCGGCATTGGCACTGGCAATGGCACCGACGCCGGCATTGGCACTGGCCATGGCACCGGCACTGGCACGGGCACGGGCGCGGACCACCCCGCCCCACCCACGACGGCGACCGCCCTGCGGGCCGCCCTCAAGGACGCGCCCGCGTCCGCCGTCGGCACCCTCGACGCGCTCACCTGGGGACCACCGGTCGGGACCGTCCGGGCCGACGCCGTGCCGGAGGGCGCCGCGTGGCTCCTCGACCACGGGCTGCTCCGCAGGCTCTCCCCCACCCAGCTGGTGCTGCCCCGAGAGGTCGCGCTGGCGGCGCGCGGCGGGCGCACCCGTCGCGAGGCGCCGCAGCCCCCGGCGACGGAGGGCTACCGGCGGGTGCCGGCCGCCGTCGTCGACGCGGAGGGCGCCAGGTCCGCCGAGGAGGTGGTCCGGCTCGTCGGCGTGCTGCTCGAGACGTGGCAGCACGAGGGCGCCGGCGTGCTGCGCTCGGGCGGGGTCGGGGTGCGCGAGCTGCGGCGCACGGCCGCCGCGCTGGAGGTCGAGGAGGCGCACGCCGCACTGGTCGCCGAGCTGGCCGCGATGGCCGGGCTCCTCGCCCAGGACGGCGACGAGCAGGTGGTGTGGGTGCCCTCGCGCGCCGCCGACGACTGGTTCGCCGACCCCCTGCCGCTGCGCTGGGCGCGGCTGGCGCGCGCCTGGGTCACCACCGCCCGCACGCCCTGGCTCATCGGCACCCGCGACAACGGCACGCTGCGCTCCGCGCTCGAACCCACCCTCGAGCGCGGCTGGGCCGTCGACCTGCGCCGCCGGACCCTGGCCGTGCTCGCGGCCGTGCCGCCCGGCACCGCGCCCGACGCCGACCAGGTCCGCGCGGCACTCAGCTGGGAACGTCCCCGGGCCACAGCGCCCGCCCCGACCGTCGCCGCCGTGCTGGCCGAGGCGGAGACGCTGGGGGTCACGGGGGCGGGCGCCCTCACCGCCGCCGGCCGTGCCCTGGTCGAGGGCGCCGACGACGACGCCCTGACGGCGACGCTCGAGGCCGCGCTCCCGGAGGCGGTGGGCGACCTGCTCGTCCAGGGCGATCTGACCGCCGTCGTCCCGGGGCGGCCGCTGCCGGAGCTCCGGGAGCTGCTCGAGTCGTGCTCGGACGTCGAGTCGCGCGGCTCGGCGCTGACGGTCCGCTTCACCGCCGGCTCAGTGCGGCGCGCGCTCGACGCCGGCACGGGCGCCGCCGAGCTCCTGGAGGCCCTGGCCAGGTACTCGCGCACGCCGCTGCCGCAGGCGCTGGACTACCTGGTCCGCGACGCCGCCCGCCGGCACGGGCAGGTGCGGGTGGGGGCGGCCGCGTCCTACCTGCGGGTCGAGGACGCGGCGCTGGCCGCCCAGCTGCTCGGCAGCCCGGCCCTGGACGACCTGTCCCTGCGCGCGCTCGCCCCCACGGTGCTGATCTCCCCCGCCCCGCCGGGCGAGGTGCTGGAGGCGCTGCGCGAGGCGGGGCTGGCTCCCGTCCTGGAGGGCCCGGACGGGACGGTGGTGCTGGGCGGGGACGGACCGGTGGGCACCGCCCGCGCGCTCGGGCGGCGGCGCCGCCAGCGTGGTCTGCCCACCTTCCCCGGGGCCGCGACCAGCGCGTACACCCGCCGCCTCGACGACGCCGACCTGCGCCCGCTGATCGCCCGCATGCGGGCCGGTGAGGAGCAGGTGCGCCGGGACGCCGCGCGCCGGGCCGACGGCGCCCCCGCGGCCACCGATCCCGTCCACGCCCTGGCGCTGCTACGGGAGGCGGCAGCCGACGGCGACCAGGTCGACATCGTCGTGGTGGGGGCACGCGGGACGCCCGAGCGTCGTCGGGTGCGGCCGCTGAGCGTGGACGGCGGCCGGGTGCGGGTCGCCGACGTGGAGCGCGAGACGGAGCTGACGCTGGCGATCCACCGCATCTCCGCCGTCGCCGCGGTCCCCGCGGACTGA
- a CDS encoding DUF2237 family protein — MAERNVLGGQLEECGVDPVTGYYRTGRCTADELDIGSHSICAVMTKEFLEQQRRVGNDLVTPRPEWQFPGLKPGDRWCVVAARWLQAHAAGVPAPVVLACTHERALEVVPLELLRHYAVDVPDDVGTLQ; from the coding sequence ATGGCCGAGCGCAACGTCCTGGGCGGGCAGCTGGAGGAGTGCGGCGTCGACCCGGTCACCGGGTACTACCGCACCGGCCGGTGCACGGCCGACGAGCTCGACATCGGCAGCCACAGCATCTGCGCGGTGATGACGAAGGAGTTCCTCGAGCAACAGCGCCGGGTGGGCAACGACCTGGTCACCCCGCGCCCGGAGTGGCAGTTCCCGGGGCTGAAGCCCGGGGACCGCTGGTGCGTGGTGGCGGCCCGCTGGCTGCAGGCGCACGCCGCCGGCGTGCCGGCGCCCGTCGTGCTGGCGTGCACCCACGAGCGCGCGCTCGAGGTGGTGCCGCTGGAGCTGCTGCGCCACTACGCCGTGGACGTCCCGGACGACGTCGGCACGCTGCAGTGA
- a CDS encoding HIT family protein: MTPAARGAQAGACPFCAIVSGESPAQVVLETEHTVAFLDVRPVFKGHTLLVPRRHVVTLPDLPADLLAPYLTATQRLASAMVEALGAQGSFVAVNNVVSQSVAHLHTHVVPRTRGDGLRGFFWPRTKYADGEAAAYAQRLRQALDGGA; encoded by the coding sequence GTGACCCCCGCCGCCCGTGGCGCGCAGGCGGGCGCGTGCCCGTTCTGCGCGATCGTCAGCGGCGAGAGCCCGGCCCAGGTGGTGCTCGAGACGGAGCACACCGTGGCCTTCCTCGACGTCCGGCCGGTGTTCAAGGGGCACACTCTGCTCGTCCCGCGCCGCCACGTGGTCACCCTGCCGGACCTGCCCGCGGATCTCCTCGCGCCCTACCTCACCGCCACCCAGCGCCTGGCGAGCGCGATGGTGGAGGCCCTGGGGGCGCAGGGCTCGTTCGTGGCGGTCAACAACGTGGTGAGCCAGTCGGTCGCGCACCTGCACACCCACGTGGTCCCCCGCACGCGGGGCGACGGCCTGCGCGGGTTCTTCTGGCCGCGCACCAAGTACGCCGACGGCGAGGCGGCGGCCTACGCGCAACGGCTGCGCCAGGCGCTCGACGGCGGCGCCTGA